A window of Variovorax paradoxus genomic DNA:
GGTACAGATGGGCGGCCCCGGGGGCGGCATGTCCAGGATGCCTTCAGGCCCGGCGGGAGGAACGGCCTTCCCCGGAGGCCTGAGCAGCCCGGGCGGCCTTGGAGGCATGGGCGGCTGGAACGGAAGCCTCGGCACCAGCCGCGACCCGGGCACCAACCAGGGCGGATTCCCGCAACAACAACAGCAGCAGCAATCGCAGCCGCAGCAGGCACAGGTGCCGGGCAACACGAGCGGCACCACCAACGCAGTTGTCCCCGACAACGGGACGACGAGCCAGCGCCTGCTGGCTCCCACGCCCAGTACATCGTCGGGCGACCTCACCGTGGTGCCATCTCCCGGCGCCCTGGCTCCCTCCGTTTCGGCCGCGCCCAGTGCACAGGCCTCGCCGCGCATCACCACCGCCGCGCCCGACGCGGCGCCGCCCTCATCGGCAGCCTCACCGCCTGCCACGGCCAACGCCCCCGGCTTGACTGCCGCGCCCCGGCTATCGCCCTTCACGGCACCGCTTCAGGCCGCCCCGCCCGTCATTCATTCGGCGCCTTTGGTACCTACCTTTCCGCTCGCCATCGAAAGCGCACCGACTCGCAAGGCTGCGTCGACGACCACGACCGAAGCCCCCTCCACGCCTGCCGCCCGCACACCCGCCAAGCCGGCGCAGCCCGCCGCGCGCGCGCCGGCATCCGAGCCGCCCGCCACCGCCGTGGCAACACCATCGCGTGCCACCCCGGAAGCGCCGCGCCCGTCGCCCAGTGCGCCGCAAGCGCAGCCTTCCACCGAGCCCACCGCCGACGTCGAACGGCCCGCCACGCGCGGCCTCTTCGGCCTCGCGCCCGCGCCTTTCGTCGAAGGCGACTTCATCGCCGCCGTCTACACGCGCGAAGGCAGCTGGGTGGTGGTGCAGCCGGTGCCTGAATCGTTTCCGAACGCATGGCAGCGCCGCGTGCTGCTGTGGTTCCTGATTGCCGCGGCCATCGTCGCGCCCGCGGGCTGGTGGTTCTCGCGCCGCCTGGTGCGGCCGATCACCGGCTTCGCACGCGCCGCCGACCAGCTGGGCCGCGACCCGGCCGCGCCCGTGCTGGCACTCGAAGGCCCGGCAGAAATCGGCCGCGCCGCGCAGGCATTCAACCGCATGCAGGCGCGGCTGCGCAGCTTCGTCGACGACCGCACGGTGATGATCGGCGCCATCAGCCACGACCTGCGCACGCCGCTCACGCGGCTGCGCTTTCGCATCGAGGACGTGCCCGACGATGTGCGCGCCGGCATGCTGGAAGACGTGGAAGAGATGGAGTCGATGATCGGCTCGGTGCTCGGCTTCATCCGCGATGCGTCGGTGGTCAGCGCGCGCGAGCGCATGGACTTCGCAAGCCTGGTCGAGGACGTGGTCGAGCAGGCGGTGTTCGTCGGCAAGGACGTGCTGCTTTTGCAGCGCACGGAGCATGCGCAAGTGGAGGTCGACGTGATCGGCATGCGCCGCGTGCTCGACAACCTCATCGAGAACGCCGTGAAGTACGGCAACCAGGCGCGCGTGCGCCTGTTCACCGACGGACCCGACGTGGTGGTCGAGATCAGCGATCGCGGCCCGGGCCTGCCGCCCGATGAACTGGAGCGCGTGTTCAAGCCCTTCTATCGCACGCCGCAGGCCCGCTCCTCGCGCGCGGCAGGCAGCGGCCTGGGCCTGGCCGTGTGCCGCTCGATCGCGCGTGCGCATGGCGGCGACGTGGTGCTGAAGTCGGGCTCGCACGGGCTGCTGGCGCAGGTGCGTGTGCCGTTGGCGCTGGATGCACCGCGCCGCGAAGGGCCGCTACTGGAACACAGCGCCTCATCCTGATACAGCACGAAAAAAAGGGAGCAGCGCTCCCTTCTTTTTCTTCGCGTGGATCGGTCCTCAGAATGCGTGGCGAATGCCGAAGTCGTAGCCGGTCGACGAGCGCGGCAGGCCCGTGTAAGTCACGCCGGTGCTGCCGTAGCCCGTGGTGCTGGCCGAGACCAGGCTGCCGGTGTAGTTCACGTCGTTGCGGTTGTTCACGCGCGCGATCGTCGCGTACAGCGCGGTGCGCTTGGACAGGTTGTGCACGTAGCCCACTGCCAGCTTGCGTGCCAGCGGGTCCTCGCCCGTGACACCGGCCGCGCCTTCGTTGTAGCGCACCTGCGAGTACGACGCGCGGATCAGGCCCGCGCCCACCGGCACCGTCGCGCCGATCAGGTAGCCGTTGTAGCTGTCGTGCGTGTTCGTGAGCGCCGTGTCGAACTTGTTCTTCACGCTCGACAGTTCGCCGAACAGCTTGACCGGGCCGAAGTCGTACGAAGCGCCCAGGTTGATGGTCTGCACTTTGCGCTCCAGCGTGGTGGTGTCCACAGCGATGCTCTGGCCCACGCCCAGCGCCACGTCCAGCGGGCCGTTGGCATAGCCGAAGCGCCCGCCCACGTAGCGGCCCGCGTTGCTGCTGGTCGCGGCCGTGGTGCTGGTGGCGCTGGTGCTG
This region includes:
- a CDS encoding ATP-binding protein — protein: MNSQGTARRWPGPPLALQITGLLLACLVVAQVVTLALTVLLPPEPQRQWELGDIARVLSGRAAEGRNASLLQRSLQARAPEPKGQGWLTSERSRHDLAQLMERDETEVRLYFFTPLPFAGTTGQVADAGTAPRAGIRQASFVPTGGGFIRVQMGGPGGGMSRMPSGPAGGTAFPGGLSSPGGLGGMGGWNGSLGTSRDPGTNQGGFPQQQQQQQSQPQQAQVPGNTSGTTNAVVPDNGTTSQRLLAPTPSTSSGDLTVVPSPGALAPSVSAAPSAQASPRITTAAPDAAPPSSAASPPATANAPGLTAAPRLSPFTAPLQAAPPVIHSAPLVPTFPLAIESAPTRKAASTTTTEAPSTPAARTPAKPAQPAARAPASEPPATAVATPSRATPEAPRPSPSAPQAQPSTEPTADVERPATRGLFGLAPAPFVEGDFIAAVYTREGSWVVVQPVPESFPNAWQRRVLLWFLIAAAIVAPAGWWFSRRLVRPITGFARAADQLGRDPAAPVLALEGPAEIGRAAQAFNRMQARLRSFVDDRTVMIGAISHDLRTPLTRLRFRIEDVPDDVRAGMLEDVEEMESMIGSVLGFIRDASVVSARERMDFASLVEDVVEQAVFVGKDVLLLQRTEHAQVEVDVIGMRRVLDNLIENAVKYGNQARVRLFTDGPDVVVEISDRGPGLPPDELERVFKPFYRTPQARSSRAAGSGLGLAVCRSIARAHGGDVVLKSGSHGLLAQVRVPLALDAPRREGPLLEHSASS
- a CDS encoding porin; the protein is MKKSLTAFAALAVCGLASAQSSVTLFGVVDAAVTYQSATSRDPVTGATIKSSKTSLGNSGYNSSRIGFRGTEDLGGGLAASFWLEAPITNDDGATGISTFSRRSTVSLSGGFGELRLGRDYTPTFWNDTVFDPFGTNGSGTNVISTVSGNTTINNANYVRASNSVGYFLPPNLGGFYGQLQYAFDENTSTSATSTTAATSSNAGRYVGGRFGYANGPLDVALGVGQSIAVDTTTLERKVQTINLGASYDFGPVKLFGELSSVKNKFDTALTNTHDSYNGYLIGATVPVGAGLIRASYSQVRYNEGAAGVTGEDPLARKLAVGYVHNLSKRTALYATIARVNNRNDVNYTGSLVSASTTGYGSTGVTYTGLPRSSTGYDFGIRHAF